A window from Bacteroidota bacterium encodes these proteins:
- a CDS encoding sulfatase, with the protein MITCSRYLVLLYGLLLVGCGSTTSDALDKPNIVLIYIDDLGWRDVGFNGSTYYETPNIDSLASAGIVFTNGYANAPNCAPSRASLMTGMYAPRHGIYTVASAARGKAENRKMIPVENETTLDLDFVTLAEALQGAGYTTGHFGKWHLGHEGNFPEDQGFDVNVAGHHRGSPPGGHFSPYKNPTLDDGPEGEYLTDRLTDEALAFIEQYNASPFFLYLTHYAVHTPIQGQEDRTARYQEKPATDDQQNATYAAMIESVDIGVGRVLESLDALGLTENTLVIFYSDNGGAIQATSNAPLRGYKGMLYEGGIRVPLAMKWPAAIPAGQADDTPVIGTDFYPTFAQIAGFALPQQKDGESLLPLITGEGKLGARNLHWHFPAYLEKAGPMTEPWRTTPAAAIRSGEYKLIEFFEDNRLELYNLSTDPGESRNLAAEMPDKVAALHKMMEDWRIATDAAMPTMKPEYADL; encoded by the coding sequence ATGATCACCTGCTCTCGCTACCTCGTCCTCCTGTATGGTTTGTTGTTGGTCGGGTGTGGTTCAACGACCTCCGATGCGCTTGACAAGCCCAATATTGTACTGATTTATATTGATGACCTTGGGTGGCGGGATGTTGGATTTAACGGCAGCACCTATTATGAGACGCCCAATATCGATAGCCTTGCGTCTGCCGGCATTGTGTTTACAAATGGATATGCGAACGCCCCAAACTGCGCGCCCAGCCGTGCATCCCTGATGACGGGCATGTATGCTCCGCGTCACGGTATTTATACGGTTGCTTCAGCGGCTCGTGGGAAAGCAGAAAACAGGAAAATGATTCCCGTTGAGAATGAGACAACGCTGGATCTAGATTTTGTGACGCTCGCAGAAGCTTTACAGGGGGCAGGCTATACGACGGGCCATTTTGGGAAATGGCATCTGGGCCACGAAGGCAATTTTCCTGAAGACCAGGGGTTTGATGTAAATGTCGCCGGCCATCACCGTGGCTCGCCGCCAGGGGGGCATTTTTCACCGTATAAAAATCCGACCCTTGATGATGGCCCGGAAGGAGAATACCTGACCGACCGTTTGACAGACGAAGCGCTTGCCTTTATCGAACAGTACAATGCCTCACCGTTTTTTCTCTACTTGACCCACTACGCGGTGCATACCCCGATTCAAGGGCAGGAAGATCGCACGGCAAGGTACCAGGAAAAGCCGGCAACCGATGACCAACAAAATGCAACGTATGCAGCCATGATTGAAAGTGTTGATATTGGGGTGGGCCGGGTACTTGAATCCCTGGACGCTTTGGGGTTGACAGAAAATACGCTGGTAATCTTTTATTCAGACAATGGCGGGGCTATTCAGGCAACATCCAATGCCCCATTACGCGGATACAAAGGCATGCTCTATGAAGGCGGCATTCGGGTGCCGTTGGCAATGAAATGGCCGGCAGCAATTCCAGCCGGCCAGGCAGATGATACACCGGTTATTGGCACCGACTTTTACCCCACATTTGCGCAAATTGCCGGGTTTGCGTTGCCGCAACAGAAAGACGGTGAAAGTTTACTCCCTTTGATAACCGGGGAAGGCAAACTGGGGGCACGCAATCTGCACTGGCATTTCCCTGCGTACCTGGAGAAAGCCGGCCCGATGACGGAGCCCTGGCGCACAACGCCGGCAGCTGCCATACGCAGCGGTGAGTACAAACTCATTGAGTTTTTTGAAGACAATCGCCTGGAGCTTTACAATCTTTCCACGGATCCCGGAGAATCACGCAACCTTGCAGCAGAAATGCCGGACAAAGTCGCTGCGTTACATAAAATGATGGAAGACTGGCGGATTGCAACCGATGCTGCTATGCCGACAATGAAACCGGAGTATGCTGACCTTTAA
- a CDS encoding DUF1080 domain-containing protein yields MKRDLFFLLILVAVLLFLGFSFLSPDVPVATDRAYIDDTSPGWETLEPDDFAPVNGEADTWRWENGILASTGEPIGVYRTRETFKNFEMVIEWQHQQAAGNSGMFAWVPRSALDTLVAGELPKQGIEIQMLDHGYTTWYESTSGNTADWFSTNGDIFPVGQSSLTPLPPTSPNGVRSFPRSNRSRGHGEWNHYYVRAINGEVRLWVNGEEVSGGNNASPAMGHLCLEAEGAPILFRKLRIRRLP; encoded by the coding sequence ATGAAACGCGACCTTTTTTTCCTTTTGATCCTTGTGGCCGTCCTCTTATTCCTCGGCTTTTCCTTTTTATCACCAGATGTGCCAGTTGCAACAGACCGGGCGTATATAGACGACACCAGCCCGGGTTGGGAGACCCTGGAGCCGGATGATTTTGCGCCAGTTAATGGTGAAGCTGATACGTGGCGTTGGGAAAACGGTATCCTTGCCTCAACCGGAGAACCCATTGGGGTGTACCGTACACGCGAGACGTTTAAAAATTTTGAGATGGTCATCGAATGGCAACACCAGCAGGCAGCCGGCAATTCTGGTATGTTTGCCTGGGTCCCGCGTTCAGCCCTGGATACCCTGGTAGCCGGCGAACTGCCAAAGCAAGGCATAGAAATTCAGATGCTGGACCACGGCTACACCACATGGTATGAATCTACATCCGGTAACACAGCAGACTGGTTTTCAACCAATGGCGATATTTTCCCGGTAGGACAATCAAGCCTCACCCCCCTCCCCCCAACCTCCCCCAATGGCGTCCGCAGCTTCCCTCGATCTAACCGGAGCCGGGGCCATGGTGAATGGAATCATTACTATGTGCGCGCCATCAATGGCGAAGTAAGGCTTTGGGTCAATGGCGAAGAAGTATCCGGTGGCAACAACGCATCACCGGCCATGGGGCACCTGTGCCTCGAAGCAGAAGGCGCTCCGATTCTCTTTCGCAAACTTCGGATTCGCCGGCTCCCTTAA
- a CDS encoding cellulase family glycosylhydrolase: MYLRKRIHIQRWCSTVLHCCIFLLLCAASSTASAQSSTDFFRTDGIEIVNPDGEPVLMRGVGLGGWLMPEGYMLHVPGFGSPTTIREMIEDVLGPADTETFYKMYQANYVAEKDIEMIAAWGFDHIRLPFHYNILFNPATETFNEDGFALIDEFLSWCKTYGLYVILDMHALPGAQSEHNIADSDGEARLWTEPVPYQDQAEQIWVEIARRYANETQIIGYDLINEPVTPNSINDGAQALKNLYVRLTDAIREVDKNHILFIEGNYFATTFDKLFPPFDDNMVYAFHKYWNPTDQGTIQYLIDIRNTHQTPLWLGESGENSNPWYSDTVQLMERNNIGWNWWTHKKINTHTSPLSAPFSEGYQRIIDYWNGNATKPSASFAREALFDLAANLAIDSSSVRPGVLKALFDPEFRTERQPFKTHTIPGEINAVDFDYGNHLLAYRDTDAKAVTGAPGTGNTGGQYRNDGVDIEASTDPEGFDYNVGWIENNEWLKYTVNIEKQGIYDVDFRVATNNAGGGGGIALSLEGGSALGTTPNVGYTGGWQNWATTTIRNIELPAGEQTIKLFFGTGGYNVNRITFRLIQATSIDEEAPGYATKLLPHYPNPFSDKVQIRFETPQTVNVSFEVFDMLGRRVSEQTGQSFGPGQHELTFRPTALAAGLYVYKLKLDDGQQTHHLVDKLIYAP; this comes from the coding sequence ATGTATCTACGAAAGCGTATCCACATCCAGAGATGGTGCAGCACCGTATTGCATTGCTGTATCTTTTTGCTCCTATGTGCAGCTTCCTCAACCGCATCTGCCCAAAGCTCAACTGATTTTTTCAGGACGGATGGCATCGAGATTGTAAATCCTGATGGAGAGCCGGTGTTAATGCGGGGTGTTGGCCTGGGTGGCTGGCTGATGCCTGAAGGATACATGCTCCACGTGCCGGGGTTTGGCTCACCAACCACCATCCGCGAAATGATTGAGGACGTACTTGGGCCGGCGGATACGGAGACTTTCTATAAAATGTACCAGGCAAACTATGTCGCTGAGAAAGACATAGAGATGATCGCGGCGTGGGGCTTTGATCACATCCGCCTCCCCTTCCATTACAACATCCTGTTCAATCCCGCTACAGAAACGTTCAACGAAGATGGCTTTGCGCTCATTGACGAATTTCTTTCCTGGTGTAAAACCTATGGCCTGTACGTGATTCTCGATATGCACGCACTCCCTGGCGCCCAAAGTGAGCACAACATCGCAGATAGCGATGGCGAGGCACGGCTTTGGACAGAGCCCGTCCCTTACCAGGACCAGGCGGAGCAAATCTGGGTCGAAATTGCGCGTAGATACGCCAATGAAACCCAAATCATAGGGTATGACCTCATTAACGAGCCTGTAACACCCAACAGTATAAACGACGGTGCACAGGCGTTAAAAAATCTGTATGTCAGACTTACCGATGCCATTCGAGAAGTCGACAAAAACCACATCCTGTTCATCGAAGGCAACTACTTTGCAACCACCTTCGACAAGCTCTTCCCGCCTTTTGATGACAACATGGTCTACGCTTTCCACAAATATTGGAATCCAACCGACCAGGGCACCATCCAATATCTGATTGACATCCGCAATACCCATCAAACACCGCTTTGGCTGGGTGAATCTGGTGAAAACAGCAATCCGTGGTATAGCGACACTGTCCAATTGATGGAACGCAATAACATCGGTTGGAACTGGTGGACGCATAAAAAAATCAATACGCACACCTCCCCCCTCTCAGCGCCTTTTTCAGAGGGCTACCAGCGTATTATCGACTACTGGAACGGCAATGCAACCAAACCATCTGCCAGTTTTGCGCGGGAAGCATTGTTTGATTTGGCGGCCAACCTTGCAATTGATTCCTCCTCGGTACGCCCCGGCGTGTTGAAAGCACTCTTTGACCCGGAATTCCGTACGGAACGCCAACCCTTCAAAACACACACGATTCCAGGTGAAATCAATGCTGTAGACTTTGATTATGGCAACCACCTGCTTGCATACCGAGATACAGATGCCAAGGCCGTTACAGGCGCACCGGGTACAGGCAACACGGGCGGTCAGTACAGAAACGACGGCGTTGACATCGAAGCCTCAACTGACCCGGAGGGATTTGACTACAACGTTGGCTGGATTGAGAACAATGAGTGGCTGAAATACACCGTCAATATCGAAAAGCAAGGGATATATGATGTTGATTTCAGGGTGGCCACAAATAACGCAGGCGGCGGAGGCGGTATTGCCCTTTCTCTTGAAGGCGGCAGTGCCCTCGGGACAACACCCAATGTAGGCTACACTGGAGGCTGGCAAAATTGGGCAACAACTACCATTCGGAATATCGAACTTCCGGCAGGAGAGCAAACCATCAAACTGTTCTTTGGAACGGGAGGATACAATGTCAACCGCATAACTTTCCGCCTCATCCAGGCAACAAGTATTGATGAGGAAGCACCGGGTTACGCCACCAAATTGCTTCCACACTACCCCAACCCCTTCTCCGACAAGGTGCAGATCCGCTTCGAAACGCCGCAAACGGTCAACGTAAGCTTCGAAGTATTCGACATGCTGGGCAGACGTGTAAGCGAACAAACGGGGCAATCATTTGGACCGGGCCAGCACGAACTAACTTTCCGGCCAACGGCATTGGCAGCCGGCCTTTATGTGTACAAGCTCAAGCTCGACGATGGGCAGCAAACGCACCATTTAGTCGACAAGCTGATCTATGCGCCCTAA
- a CDS encoding DUF2461 domain-containing protein gives MQEELPPFPGFQPAAFTFLKNLAANNEREWFKARKATYDDEIVWPMHCLLIEAAREAAGRGLQLTAQPKKAMFRIYRDTRFSKNKAPYKTASGAVLSRDGTRKSPGGVYVHLEPGQCFLAAGFWHPENDALRAFRAAMANQPDDFLAMVEQTAKAGLEVESDEQLKRMPRGYEEHADTPIAPYLKWKSFTIAKPVKDKAMQTPAFMEEVVDFMGNVHPLLQYGWKITG, from the coding sequence ATGCAAGAAGAACTTCCACCATTTCCCGGTTTTCAGCCGGCAGCGTTTACCTTTCTAAAAAACCTCGCAGCCAACAACGAGCGAGAATGGTTCAAAGCCCGCAAGGCCACCTATGATGATGAAATCGTATGGCCCATGCATTGCCTCCTGATCGAAGCCGCGCGCGAAGCAGCCGGCCGCGGACTGCAACTGACAGCCCAACCCAAGAAAGCCATGTTTCGCATATACAGAGACACCCGGTTTTCAAAAAACAAGGCGCCCTATAAAACGGCTTCAGGGGCCGTGCTATCGCGTGACGGTACGCGCAAAAGCCCCGGTGGTGTCTACGTGCATCTCGAGCCGGGTCAATGCTTCCTGGCTGCCGGCTTCTGGCACCCCGAAAATGACGCACTCCGGGCGTTCAGGGCGGCTATGGCAAATCAGCCGGACGATTTCCTGGCAATGGTTGAACAGACTGCCAAGGCTGGATTGGAGGTTGAAAGCGACGAACAGCTTAAACGCATGCCACGTGGCTATGAAGAACACGCTGATACCCCCATTGCGCCCTACTTGAAATGGAAGTCATTTACCATTGCAAAGCCGGTAAAAGACAAAGCCATGCAAACGCCGGCGTTTATGGAAGAAGTTGTTGATTTTATGGGCAACGTGCATCCCCTCCTGCAATACGGCTGGAAAATTACAGGCTAA
- a CDS encoding M20 family metallopeptidase, which produces MTDKIRDLVDANFDQVVTLRRTIHANPELAFEEVETANLVADTLAGLGIDMQRGVAKTGVVATITGKHPGPTLALRADMDALPIHEENDLPFRSQNDGKMHACGHDVHTSSMLGTAMILNNMRDELHGSVRMLFQPSEERLPGGAKVMIAEGALSDSQHSSSPTTIYGQHVQPGLEIGKIGVRNGMYMASADEIYITVHGQGGHAAAPHLMDTDTVYVASQIVVALQSVISRHCSPDAPSVLSIGKFIGDGATNVIPTTVQMEGTFRAMDETWRFHAHELIKRTVEHTAAAHGARVDLNIVVGYPALFNHDTPTNFLRDAAYRYVGEENTVELDKWFASEDFSFYLNEIPGSFYRVGIHSDTLGAVRGLHTPTFNVDEEVLRTSTGFMAYLALEYGRNYK; this is translated from the coding sequence ATGACGGACAAGATTCGCGACCTGGTTGATGCAAATTTCGACCAGGTTGTAACCCTCCGGAGAACGATCCATGCCAATCCGGAATTGGCCTTTGAAGAAGTAGAAACAGCCAACCTCGTTGCAGACACCCTCGCCGGCCTCGGCATCGACATGCAACGTGGTGTCGCAAAAACAGGTGTTGTCGCAACCATTACCGGCAAACACCCCGGGCCTACCCTCGCCCTGCGGGCCGACATGGACGCCCTCCCCATCCACGAAGAAAACGATCTGCCTTTTCGATCGCAGAACGATGGAAAAATGCACGCCTGTGGGCACGATGTGCATACCTCCTCAATGCTTGGCACAGCCATGATTTTGAACAACATGCGGGATGAACTGCATGGATCCGTGCGAATGCTTTTTCAGCCCAGCGAAGAACGGTTACCGGGTGGCGCCAAAGTCATGATTGCCGAAGGTGCCCTCTCAGACTCACAGCACAGCAGTTCGCCTACCACCATCTACGGACAACACGTACAACCAGGTCTAGAGATCGGAAAAATTGGCGTTCGCAATGGCATGTACATGGCTTCCGCCGATGAAATTTACATCACGGTACACGGACAGGGTGGTCACGCTGCGGCCCCGCATTTGATGGATACGGATACCGTTTATGTAGCTTCTCAAATTGTCGTGGCGCTGCAAAGTGTTATCAGCCGGCACTGCTCCCCCGACGCCCCAAGCGTTCTATCCATTGGCAAATTCATTGGTGACGGCGCAACCAACGTGATTCCAACAACCGTGCAGATGGAAGGTACCTTCCGGGCCATGGACGAAACCTGGCGTTTTCACGCGCACGAGTTAATCAAGCGCACGGTAGAACACACAGCTGCCGCACACGGCGCACGGGTAGACCTCAATATCGTTGTCGGTTATCCAGCTCTATTTAACCACGACACACCAACCAACTTTCTGCGCGATGCAGCCTACCGGTATGTTGGCGAAGAAAACACCGTAGAGCTCGACAAGTGGTTTGCCAGCGAAGATTTCTCTTTCTACCTGAATGAAATCCCCGGCTCTTTTTACCGGGTAGGCATTCACAGCGACACCCTGGGTGCTGTCAGAGGCCTGCACACGCCTACCTTTAATGTAGACGAGGAAGTGCTGCGCACCTCTACCGGCTTCATGGCTTATCTGGCCCTGGAATACGGCAGGAACTACAAGTAA
- a CDS encoding DUF58 domain-containing protein: MEMRARLIVEGFITGLHKSPYHGFSVEFAEHRPYNPGDELRHVDWKVFAKTDRHYLKQYEEETNLKHYVVLDTSPSMRYKHSSGLTKLEYGSYLSAALHYLMIKQRDATGLIAFDETVHTLIRPKSTHSALRQILVTLEQLNQTPEATNRTSAAAVLNEVAERISRRSLVVVVTDLFENIGEHDALLKALRHLRYRGHEILVFHVLESATERNFQFPDVPMVFRDMETCEEISLQPAQLKQNYAEAVKAFSERFRKQCLGYNIDFVELDTAESYDTALMAYLNKRKKLL, translated from the coding sequence ATGGAGATGCGGGCACGCCTGATTGTAGAGGGCTTCATCACGGGACTACACAAAAGCCCTTATCACGGGTTTTCGGTTGAATTTGCAGAACACAGGCCATACAACCCCGGCGATGAACTGCGGCACGTAGACTGGAAGGTGTTTGCAAAAACAGACCGCCACTACTTGAAGCAATACGAGGAAGAAACCAACCTCAAACACTACGTCGTACTCGATACGTCGCCTTCTATGCGGTACAAGCATTCGAGCGGACTCACGAAACTTGAATATGGATCGTACCTTTCTGCTGCGCTACATTATCTGATGATCAAGCAGCGCGACGCCACAGGCCTGATTGCCTTCGACGAAACGGTACACACCCTCATCCGGCCCAAGAGTACGCACAGTGCACTGCGGCAAATTCTTGTTACGCTTGAGCAACTCAACCAGACGCCTGAAGCAACAAACCGCACCAGTGCAGCCGCCGTACTGAATGAAGTAGCAGAACGGATCTCACGCCGCTCACTCGTTGTTGTTGTCACCGACCTGTTCGAGAATATTGGCGAACACGATGCGTTGTTAAAAGCCCTGCGCCACCTGCGGTACCGTGGACACGAAATTCTTGTTTTTCACGTGCTCGAAAGCGCCACAGAACGTAACTTCCAATTCCCTGACGTACCTATGGTTTTTCGGGATATGGAAACGTGTGAGGAAATCTCTCTCCAGCCGGCGCAACTAAAGCAAAACTATGCTGAAGCAGTAAAAGCCTTCAGCGAGCGGTTTCGCAAGCAATGCCTCGGCTACAACATCGATTTTGTCGAACTGGATACGGCAGAATCTTATGACACAGCCCTGATGGCTTACCTCAACAAGCGCAAGAAACTGCTGTAG
- the nhaA gene encoding Na+/H+ antiporter NhaA, with translation MKSTRLQNLLSLRPFQEFFKTEAGSGILLIVSTVVALIWANSALSDAYEALWKTYVTVGFGAAEISKPLLLWVNDGLMAIFFFVVGLEIKRELLSGELSTRKKAALPIAAAIGGAVLPALIYVLLNLNGVDINGWGVPMATDIAFAIGVLALLGSRAPLALKIFVTALAIVDDLMAVLVIAIFYTAKISFFSLAIGFGTYILALILNRFGVHRTAVYVILGIITWVAFLKSGVHATVAGVLFATAIPTRTKLNTEDFLEKSLDFIRSIRDQLGTGTDQRAVIHYVEETSKKAQTPLERMEHALHGWVAFGVMPIFALANAGVAISGEAISSVGGSMVFWGIFLGLLIGKPIGIFSLTWLAIKTKIAELPTGITWRHIAGAGALAGIGFTMALFIANLAFEDAATLEIAKMAILSASLVSGILGWILLSSAPRVSADADQEALAANK, from the coding sequence ATGAAATCTACCAGGCTGCAAAACTTACTTAGCTTGCGTCCTTTCCAGGAGTTTTTCAAAACAGAAGCAGGAAGTGGTATCCTCCTCATTGTAAGCACTGTCGTTGCGCTTATATGGGCAAATTCAGCGCTGTCTGACGCCTATGAAGCCCTCTGGAAAACCTATGTAACCGTTGGATTTGGTGCTGCAGAAATAAGCAAGCCCCTGCTGCTCTGGGTCAATGATGGGCTCATGGCAATTTTCTTTTTTGTTGTAGGCCTCGAAATCAAGCGCGAGTTGCTGAGCGGAGAATTGTCAACGCGAAAAAAAGCAGCTTTACCCATTGCCGCGGCCATAGGAGGCGCTGTGCTTCCGGCCCTTATATACGTTTTGTTGAACCTGAACGGTGTAGACATCAACGGCTGGGGCGTGCCGATGGCAACAGATATTGCCTTTGCCATTGGCGTGCTGGCACTGCTTGGTAGCCGTGCCCCACTGGCACTCAAAATATTTGTTACAGCACTCGCTATCGTAGACGACTTGATGGCGGTACTTGTCATCGCAATATTTTACACCGCAAAAATTTCATTCTTCAGTCTCGCTATTGGTTTTGGTACATACATCCTGGCGCTGATTTTGAATCGCTTCGGTGTTCATCGGACGGCCGTGTATGTGATCCTTGGGATTATTACCTGGGTGGCGTTTCTGAAATCAGGTGTGCATGCGACCGTAGCCGGCGTCCTTTTTGCAACCGCCATTCCAACCCGCACCAAGCTGAATACCGAAGATTTCCTCGAAAAGAGCCTGGATTTCATACGCTCTATTCGCGATCAACTTGGTACAGGGACTGATCAACGCGCAGTGATTCATTATGTAGAGGAAACCAGTAAAAAAGCACAAACCCCACTTGAACGGATGGAGCATGCGCTACACGGCTGGGTTGCTTTTGGTGTGATGCCGATCTTTGCACTCGCCAATGCCGGCGTTGCCATCTCGGGAGAAGCGATAAGCAGCGTGGGAGGCAGCATGGTATTCTGGGGTATTTTCCTTGGGCTCCTCATTGGCAAACCGATCGGCATCTTTTCGCTTACCTGGCTTGCCATCAAAACCAAAATTGCCGAGCTGCCAACCGGTATTACCTGGCGGCACATTGCCGGCGCAGGGGCATTGGCCGGTATCGGATTCACAATGGCGCTTTTCATTGCCAACCTTGCTTTTGAAGATGCTGCGACACTAGAGATCGCTAAAATGGCAATTCTATCAGCCTCACTCGTCAGCGGCATTTTGGGCTGGATTCTGCTTTCCTCAGCACCTCGCGTCTCTGCAGATGCAGACCAGGAGGCTTTGGCGGCAAACAAATAA
- a CDS encoding amino acid permease, producing the protein MSKDKGNRLKKELGLFDVYVISTGAMISSGFFLLPGLAAAKSGPAVVLAYAVAGILILPAMFSKAELSTAMPRAGGTYYFLDRALGPMAGTIGGLGTYLALVLKTAFALIGIGAYLTIYVDLPIKPVAISLTVAFMGFNIFGAKETTGLQRVLVTVLISVLVFFIAQGVLGLTSPSPGIDLESTFSPFMPFGVGGLLSTVGFVFVSYAGLTKVASVAEEVDNPDRNIPLGMILSLATTTVIYVVGIFIIVAFMEPGALFSDLTPVASATKEFMFWPTPEISLLLIVIAATAAFASTGNAGILAASRYPFAMARDRLVPTTLARLGKFQTPVPAILLTSALIIFFIIALDEEGIAKLASAFQLFIFILVNFAVIVMRESKITAYDPGFESPLYPWMQIFGMIASLVLIVAMGWLAIIFTLGIIILCLIWFHYYARKRVVRDGAIYHWFARLGERVYQDLDVELRSILKEKGLRSEDPFEEVVAEAEVIDLQEGQQSFESVMDTLEEVFTAKMPDRQEELKTHFKELKQLGPMPIARGVALPHMHLPGIEHPQLLIVRSNDGILYKDDPPTHALFMLISEEENARQHLRMLAQLAVCVDSETFISDWCDAHNQQSLKEILLRDERFLSLLIEKEAPSEHLIGKMLRTIELPESALVVLIRRERSILIPHGDSVLQADDRLTIIGEPRDIQILYQQYKRSDA; encoded by the coding sequence ATGTCAAAAGACAAAGGAAACCGCTTGAAAAAAGAGCTTGGACTGTTTGACGTATACGTCATCAGTACGGGCGCAATGATTAGTTCCGGTTTTTTCCTGCTCCCCGGGCTGGCAGCTGCCAAATCCGGACCTGCCGTAGTACTTGCTTACGCCGTTGCGGGTATCCTTATCCTGCCGGCCATGTTCAGCAAGGCAGAACTTAGCACAGCTATGCCCCGTGCGGGCGGTACGTATTACTTCCTCGACCGCGCACTCGGCCCCATGGCCGGCACGATAGGCGGCCTGGGCACGTACCTCGCCCTTGTCCTCAAAACGGCATTTGCGCTTATCGGTATTGGCGCCTACCTGACCATTTACGTGGATTTGCCCATTAAGCCGGTAGCCATCTCGCTAACGGTCGCTTTTATGGGCTTCAATATTTTCGGCGCCAAAGAAACAACAGGGCTGCAGCGCGTGCTCGTTACCGTGCTTATCTCGGTACTGGTATTCTTTATTGCACAAGGCGTCTTGGGCCTCACGAGCCCATCGCCAGGAATTGATCTTGAGAGCACATTTTCGCCCTTCATGCCTTTTGGTGTAGGCGGCCTTCTTTCCACCGTGGGTTTTGTTTTTGTCTCGTACGCCGGCCTTACCAAGGTTGCCAGCGTCGCTGAAGAAGTAGACAATCCCGACCGCAACATCCCCCTCGGCATGATTCTGTCGCTGGCAACAACGACTGTAATTTATGTAGTGGGCATCTTCATTATCGTGGCATTTATGGAACCCGGGGCGCTGTTTTCCGACCTGACGCCAGTGGCATCCGCGACAAAGGAGTTTATGTTTTGGCCAACACCAGAAATCAGTCTGCTCCTGATTGTCATTGCTGCTACGGCTGCGTTTGCCTCTACGGGTAACGCGGGCATCCTTGCCGCATCGCGGTATCCGTTTGCCATGGCACGCGACCGCCTCGTGCCAACCACACTCGCGCGTCTCGGCAAATTCCAGACTCCCGTTCCAGCCATCCTGCTCACATCAGCGCTCATCATCTTCTTTATCATCGCACTCGACGAAGAAGGAATTGCCAAGCTTGCCAGTGCGTTTCAACTGTTCATCTTCATCCTTGTCAATTTTGCCGTCATCGTGATGCGCGAAAGCAAAATCACGGCGTATGACCCCGGCTTTGAATCACCGCTCTATCCCTGGATGCAGATTTTCGGCATGATTGCTTCGCTGGTACTCATTGTTGCGATGGGCTGGCTGGCTATTATTTTCACGCTCGGCATCATCATCCTCTGCCTGATCTGGTTCCACTACTATGCGCGCAAACGCGTTGTGCGTGACGGCGCAATCTACCACTGGTTTGCTCGCCTCGGCGAACGCGTGTACCAGGACCTCGATGTTGAACTCCGTTCCATCCTCAAGGAAAAAGGACTCCGCAGTGAAGATCCGTTTGAAGAAGTTGTTGCCGAAGCCGAGGTTATAGACCTGCAAGAAGGCCAGCAGTCGTTTGAGTCGGTTATGGATACCCTTGAAGAGGTCTTCACAGCTAAAATGCCGGACCGGCAAGAAGAGCTAAAAACCCATTTCAAAGAATTGAAGCAGCTTGGCCCGATGCCTATCGCAAGAGGTGTGGCGTTGCCGCACATGCATTTGCCGGGCATCGAGCACCCGCAACTGCTTATCGTGCGGTCCAACGATGGTATCCTTTACAAAGACGATCCGCCAACACACGCCCTGTTCATGTTGATCAGCGAGGAGGAAAATGCTCGCCAACACCTGCGCATGCTCGCCCAGCTTGCTGTTTGTGTTGACTCTGAAACGTTTATATCTGATTGGTGCGATGCACATAATCAGCAATCGCTCAAAGAAATCCTGTTGCGCGATGAACGCTTCCTGTCGCTACTGATCGAAAAAGAGGCGCCATCTGAACACTTGATTGGCAAAATGCTGCGCACAATTGAGTTACCAGAAAGCGCACTTGTTGTGCTTATCCGGCGCGAACGATCTATCCTGATTCCACATGGTGATTCTGTATTGCAGGCCGATGACCGCCTGACAATTATTGGGGAGCCGCGGGATATACAGATCCTCTATCAGCAGTATAAAAGATCCGATGCCTGA